A region of Arabidopsis thaliana chromosome 5, partial sequence DNA encodes the following proteins:
- a CDS encoding las1-like family protein (las1-like family protein; FUNCTIONS IN: molecular_function unknown; INVOLVED IN: biological_process unknown; LOCATED IN: cellular_component unknown; EXPRESSED IN: 20 plant structures; EXPRESSED DURING: 10 growth stages; CONTAINS InterPro DOMAIN/s: Las1-like (InterPro:IPR007174).): MEALAGIEADIESYFGEQDQQKSSPDGCKQVPWLSWEEWDSVRESLFSSSPDRIASALERVATWRSRGSLPAPVDVTCSLIEIQLKDGFIPREKQSADALYSEHLLQMLYCMGILRLVNCVIEKTRRREDVSIADAARAIEGSHRELPALSVLRDAADEALEWLKSYYWEQQKYQIPLKRDGTASIRREVKSKLRKLAFSLQLKRNPQFDSPLVKEKCSNKRIRKIVSSLVELYPSFSAEISSVLLEFLLKALDSSKSTDLQNKAGQDFRVFLDEWKPVIMELSNREPELLLTLLKEVLDMIQNNERRRHETEKPVEEVSQVEQVPFLFAWLVSLLNGSKHFQRNSSLEVKPPSIFLMELIRRCLVLGALGYELVLKSAFLLAEIVGGRVLKEKLIKLPLMHKSSAIVPLKQSSTLVTASTTLLEQEKNLGNAGKRLEFVKLQLSKKKGIDTDKTGNRWRKAKTWSPCPIGMLPRIIGSSGRLPLLDNQNAKSISKQAQGNNNAKRGAECNRNQLEKSPCKRARKSAGDSESNDVTLESYEEEAEMEIEHAYEETETVAEENLMWNDEEESRSCLMIDGEWKRVNDGELSGMASSVTICV; this comes from the exons ATGGAGGCGCTAGCGGGAATTGAAGCAGACATCGAATCGTATTTCGGAGAGCAGGATCAACAGAAATCGTCACCGGACGGCTGCAAACAGGTCCCGTGGCTGAGCTGGGAAGAGTGGGACTCTGTGAGAgagtctctcttctcttcttctccggatAGAATCGCTTCTGCATTGGAAAGG GTTGCAACATGGCGAAGTAGAGGATCTCTTCCAGCGCCTGTGGATGTTACTTGTTCCCTTATTGAAATTCAACTCAAAGATGGCTTTATTCCGAGGGAGAAACAATCAGCAGATGCATTGTATTCAGAGCATTTACTGCAGATGCTATATTGCATGGGAATACTCAG GCTTGTGAACTGTGTCATAGAAAAGACAAGGAGGAGAGAAGACGTTTCAATTGCGGATGCTGCTAGAGCAATCG AGGGTTCTCACCGTGAGCTCCCTGCACTCTCGGTGCTTCGGGATGCTGCAGATGAG GCTCTTGAATGGTTGAAATCGTATTATTGGGAGCAACAAAAGTATCAAATCCCCTTAAAGAGAGATGGAACAGCTAGCATCAGAAGAGAAGTCAAATCCAAACTCAGGAAACTTGCTTTCTCCTTGCAGCTGAAGCGTAATCCTCAATTTGACTCCCCTttggtcaaagaaaaat GTTCTAATAAAAGGATAAGGAAGATTGTAAGCAGCCTTGTTGAGTTATACCCTTCTTTCTCCGCAGAAATTTCATCTGTGCTCCTTGAATTCTTACTCAAGGCCTTGGATTCTTCAAAGTCGACAGATCTTCAGAATAAGGCTGGGCAAGATTTCAGGGTCTTTCTAGATGAATGGAAACCTGTAATAATGGAACTCTCAAATAGAGAACCTGAGTTACTTTTGACTCTACTCAAGGAAGTCCTTGATATGATCCAAAATAATGAACGGAGAAGACATGAAACCG AAAAGCCAGTGGAAGAGGTTTCTCAAGTTGAGCAGGTCCCTTTCTTGTTTGCATGGCTTGTGAGTCTTCTCAATGGATCAAAGCATTTTCAGAGAAACAGTTCTCTAGAAGTGAAACCTCCAAGCATTTTCCTTATGGAACTTATACGTAGATGTCTTGTCTTGGGAGCCTTAGGATATGAGCTGGTTTTGAAATCAGCATTTCTACTCGCAGAGATTGTGGGAGGCCGTGTCTTAAAGGAGAAGCTCATAAAACTTCCTCTTATGCATAAAAGCTCTGCAATTGTTCCATTGAAACAGAGTTCTACTCTTGTAACAGCTAGTACAACGCTCCTTGAGCAAGAGAAGAATCTCGGTAATGCAGGCAAGAGACTTGAGTTCGTCAAACTTCAACtctcaaagaagaaaggtaTTGACACAGACAAAACCGGTAACAGATGGAGAAAGGCAAAAACATGGAGCCCTTGTCCAATTGGTATGTTGCCTCGGATCATTGGATCTTCTGGACGTTTACCTCTTCTTGACAATCAGAATGCTAAGAGCATCTCAAAACAAGCACAAGGTAACAACAATGCGAAGAGAGGAGCTGAGTGTAATAGAAATCAATTGGAGAAATCGCCATGCAAGCGAGCAAGGAAGAGTGCAGGAGATTCTGAATCAAATGATGTGACATTGGAATCATACGAGGAAGAAGCTGAGATGGAAATAGAACATGCATATGAGGAAACTGAAACTGTAGCAGAAGAGAATCTGATGTGGAATGATGAAGAGGAAAGTAGAAGCTGCCTTATGATAGATGGTGAATGGAAAAGAGTAAATGATGGAGAACTCTCGGGGATGGCTTCTAGTGTTACAATTTGTGTTTGA